In Scatophagus argus isolate fScaArg1 chromosome 7, fScaArg1.pri, whole genome shotgun sequence, a genomic segment contains:
- the LOC124062606 gene encoding olfactomedin-4-like: protein MLLLLLLLLSSGGGQTERVSGQKKNGSCVCAVNSSLWSFPAVKYEDVLQQVQSCGESLNNLQEQVMLSSQLLPQFQALVENVTARLEPYQYLHNQGLYTALSLRLLGQELSQLEADVGAVHSQQNNAQTLKLSKEVGKLRTDVDNMQMADIINMKTVQERLRYLRNSAESCRSIPKDFRTLGRHCLRGLITSISKPVMTKVSPHGKSYISGSWGKQAQMDSEGQKNSYWVQPLLDSHIWGNTLRVYQNYEDFMASARHREFTFAPSNSHTDSIEGPSAVLYGEALYYHCHRSADVCRYDLKSNTVKRVTLPGSGVGFNNKFPYCYYDCRANSDVDVEADETGIWALYATVGNHGNLVASRLVWDSEAETLNVSQTWETKLFKKAVSNAFMVCGVLYATRYVDEYREEVFYAFDTATGKEDNSLALPLEKVAKGVASLSYNPTNKQIYMYNDGYLLAYQASF, encoded by the exons atgctgctgctgctcctactgctgctgtcatca GGTGGCGGCCAGACTGAGCGTGTGTCAGGCCAGAAGAAGAAtggctcttgtgtgtgtgcagtgaactCCAGCTTGTGGTCGTTCCCTGCTGTGAAGTATGAGGACGTGCTGCAGCAGGTTCAGTCCTGTGGAGAATCTTTGAACAACCTGCAGGAACAG gTGATGTTGTCCAGCCAGCTTCTTCCTCAGTTCCAGGCTCTGGTTGAGAACGTGACAGCCCGACTGGAGCCTTACCAGTACCTGCACAACCAGGGTCTGTACACAGCCTTGTCTCTGCGCCTGCTGGGCCAGGAGCTGAGTCAGCTGGAGGCAGATGTTGGTGCTGTCCACAGCCAGCAAAACAATGcccaaacactgaaactgtccAAAGAG GTGGGTAAACTGCGCACAGACGTAGACAACATGCAAATGGCAGACATCATTAATATGAAGACGGTCCAAGAGAGACTGCGTTACCTGAGAAACAGCGCTGAGTCCTGCAGGTCAATCCCAAAAGACTTCAGAA cTCTGGGCAGGCACTGCCTCAGGGGCCTGATCACCAGCATTAGCAAGCCTGTCATGACAAAGGTCAGTCCACATGGTAAGAGCTACATCTCTGGTTCATGGGGCAAACAGGCCCAGATGGACAGTGAGGGACAGAAGAATAGCTACTGGGTTCAGCCTCTGCTTGACAGCCACATCTGGGGCAACACCCTGCGAGTGTACCAAAACTATGAAGACTTCATGGCCTCTGCCAGACACAGGGAATTTACCTTCGCTCCATCCAacagtcacactgacagcaTTGAGGGTCCCAGTGCTGTTCTATATGGTGAAGCGCTGTACTATCATTGCCATCGTTCTGCAGATGTCTGCCGCTATGACCTGAAAAGCAACACTGTTAAACGGGTGACACTTCCAGGTTCTGGTGTGGGTTTCAACAACAAGTTTCCCTATTGCTACTATGACTGTCGTGCCAATAGTGATGTGGATGTGGAGGCAGATGAGACAGGCATATGGGCCCTCTATGCCACTGTTGGTAACCATGGTAATCTAGTGGCGAGCCGGCTAGTTTGGGACAGCGAGGCTGAGACGCTCAATGTCTCGCAGACGTGGGAGACGAAACTGTTCAAGAAGGCGGTGAGCAATGCTTTCATGGTGTGCGGTGTGCTGTATGCCACTCGATACGTGGACGAATACCGCGAGGAGGTGTTCTACGCTTTTGACACAGCAACAGGCAAAGAGGACAACTCATTAGCACTACCACTGGAGAAGGTAGCCAAAGGAGTGGCCAGTCTGAGCTATAACCCCACCAACAAGCAGATCTACATGTACAATGACGGATATCTACTGGCCTACCAGGCCAGCTTCTGA
- the LOC124062609 gene encoding olfactomedin-4-like yields the protein MKMHVLVPLCVLFTLTQQVPSRDRCACELTNTEKAFPHDKLSTAEDNASKCNSNITPQKTLELESLLLGLEKRLPQLQEDVSMLEKEDDGDLYGVISLQVVENELLEIKQLISRLRSTTLEHQLLTNDTTKKLEDLRVEMQELETYDTMQVVKRQQNNLRLKKDLDQCRNGHQNIQSTPLPGQGNCPHGKFLNVTGPRMYTAGEYPGSYKYGAWGRDPKPDVGKENWYWLVMLTSSNKYSNYIRLYSSLSALIVGVSTPGNVQISPSNPTTNTVQGPNTVLYGEALYYNCYNQDSVCRFNLTTKTVTTLQLPKGTRFNSKGNFCHLDECYPFTDLDLATDESGVWVIYTTTQDFGNLVLSKVEEGEPMTLGQTWYTSVYKQAVTNTFMACGVLYATRYVNKDMEEIFYSFDTTTGMERFNIGIFINKMSANIYSLNYSPVDQMLHAYCDSYMVSYKVLFS from the exons ATGAAGATGCATGTGCTCgttcctctgtgtgttctgttcaCCCTCACCCAACAG GTACCTTCACGTGATAGGTGTGCATGTGAGTTGACTAACACAGAGAAGGCTTTCCCTCATGACAAACTCAGCACAGCGGAGGACAACGCCTCAAAATGCAACAGTAACATCACACCACAAAAG actCTGGAGCTGGAAAGTCTGCTGTTGGGTTTGGAGAAACGTCTGCCCCAGCTGCAGGAAGATGTGTCCATGCTGGAGAAGGAAGATGATGGAGACCTCTATGGAGTCATCAGCCTGCAGGTGGTGGAGAACGAACTGCTGGAGATTAAGCAGCTCATCAGCAGGCTCCGCAGCACCACCCTGGAACACCAGCTTCTGACTAATGACACCACTAAAAAA tTGGAGGACCTGAGAGTAGAGATGCAGGAGCTTGAGACATATGACACCATGCAGGTGGTGaagagacaacaaaacaacctGCGTCTCAAGAAAGACCTGGACCAGTGCAGGAATGGACATCAGAACATCCAGTCCACTCCACTCCCAGGGCAAg GTAACTGTCCGCATGGTAAATTTCTGAACGTTACCGGGCCAAGGATGTACACAGCAGGAGAGTACCCTGGCTCCTACAAGTATGGAGCCTGGGGTCGTGATCCCAAACCAGATGTTGGGAAGGAGAACTGGTATTGGCTGGTAATGTTGACTTCCAGTAACAAATACTCCAACTACATCCGTCTTTACTCAAGTCTGAGCGCGCTCATTGTTGGGGTGAGCACACCAG gTAATGTCCAGATCAGCCCCTCTAATCCAACCACCAACACCGTCCAGGGTCCAAATACGGTGCTGTATGGAGAGGCTTTGTACTACAACTGTTACAATCAAGATTCTGTTTGTCGATTCAACCTGACCACCAAAACTGTAACCACCTTACAACTTCCAAAAGGCACCAG gtttaACTCAAAGGGTAACTTCTGCCACCTTGATGAATGCTACCCATTCACTGACCTGGACCTGGCAACAGATGAGTCAGGTGTCTGGGTCATCTATACCACCACCCAGGACTTTGGCAACTTGGTGCTGTccaaggtggaggagggggaaccGATGACACTTGGCCAAACCTGGTACACCTCAGTCTACAAGCAGGCTGTGACCAACACCTTTATGGCGTGCGGTGTGCTCTATGCAACACGGTATGTCAACAAAGACATGGAGGAGATCTTCTATTCTTTTGACACCACGACAGGCATGGAAAGGTTTAACATTGGTATCTTCATCAACAAGATGTCAGCCAATATTTATTCCCTGAACTACAGCCCTGTGGACCAGATGCTACATGCCTACTGTGACTCCTACATGGTTTCCTAtaaggttttgttttcatga
- the LOC124062607 gene encoding olfactomedin-like, translated as MLLLLLLLLSSDDGQAQYVSGQKKNGSCVCTVNSSLWSFPAVKYEDVLQQVQSCGESLINLQEQVMLSSQLLPQFQTLVENVTARLEPYQYLHNQGLYAALSLRQLGQELSQLEADVGAVHSQQNNAQTLKLSKEVGKLRTDVDRMQMSDTINMKAVKERLRNLKNSAESCRSIPKDFRGPGGHCLKGLINNISEPVMTKVSPYGKSYISGSWGKQAQMDSEGQKNSYWVQPLLSSHIWGNTLRVYQSYEDFMASAKHRDFTFAPSYTHTDSIEGPSAVLYGEALYYHCYRSADVCRYDLKSNTVKRVTLPGSGVGFNNKFPYCYYDCRANSDVDVEADETGIWALYATVGNHGNLVASRLVWDSEAETLNVSQTWETRLFKKAVSNAFMVCGVLYATRYVDEYREEVFYAFDTATGKEDNSLALPLEKVAKGVASLSYNPTNKQIYMYNDGYLLAYQASF; from the exons atgctgctgctgctcctactgctgctgtcatca GATGATGGCCAGGCTCAGTATGTGTCAGGCCAGAAGAAGAATGGCtcttgtgtgtgtacagtgaaCTCCAGCTTGTGGTCGTTCCCTGCTGTGAAGTATGAGGACGTGCTGCAGCAGGTTCAGTCCTGTGGAGAATCTTTGATCAACCTGCAGGAACAG gTGATGTTGTCCAGCCAGCTTCTTCCTCAGTTCCAGACTCTGGTTGAGAACGTGACAGCCCGACTGGAGCCTTACCAGTACCTGCACAACCAGGGTCTGTACGCAGCCTTGTCTCTGCGCCAGCTGGGCCAGGAGCTGAGTCAGCTGGAGGCAGATGTTGGTGCTGTCCACAGCCAGCAAAACAATGcccaaacactgaaactgtccAAAGAG GTGGGTAAACTGCGTACAGATGTTGACAGGATGCAAATGTCAGACACCATTAACATGAAGGCTGTCAAAGAGAGACTGCGCAACCTGAAGAATAGCGCTGAGTCCTGCAGATCAATCCCCAAAGACTTCAGAG gtCCGGGCGGGCACTGCCTCAAGGGCCTGATCAACAACATTAGTGAGCCTGTCATGACAAAGGTTAGTCCATATGGTAAGAGCTACATCTCTGGTTCATGGGGCAAACAGGCCCAGATGGACAGTGAGGGACAGAAGAATAGCTACTGGGTTCAGCCTCTGCTCAGCAGCCACATCTGGGGCAACACCCTGCGAGTGTACCAAAGCTATGAAGACTTCATGGCCTCTGCCAAACACAGGGATTTTACCTTCGCTCCATCTtacactcacactgacagcatTGAGGGTCCCAGTGCTGTTCTATATGGTGAAGCGCTGTACTATCATTGCTATCGTTCTGCAGATGTCTGCCGCTATGACCTGAAAAGCAACACTGTTAAACGGGTGACACTTCCAGGTTCTGGTGTGGGTTTCAACAACAAGTTTCCCTATTGCTACTATGACTGTCGTGCCAATAGTGATGTGGATGTGGAGGCAGATGAGACAGGCATATGGGCCCTCTATGCCACTGTTGGTAACCATGGTAATCTAGTGGCGAGCCGGCTAGTTTGGGACAGCGAGGCTGAGACGCTCAATGTCTCGCAGACGTGGGAGACGAGACTGTTCAAGAAGGCGGTGAGCAATGCTTTCATGGTGTGCGGTGTGCTGTATGCCACTCGATACGTGGACGAATACCGCGAGGAGGTGTTCTACGCTTTTGACACGGCAACAGGCAAAGAGGACAACTCATTAGCACTACCACTGGAGAAGGTAGCCAAAGGAGTGGCCAGTCTGAGCTATAACCCCACCAACAAGCAGATCTACATGTACAATGACGGATATCTACTGGCCTACCAGGCCAGCTTCTGA